In one Diabrotica virgifera virgifera chromosome 5, PGI_DIABVI_V3a genomic region, the following are encoded:
- the LOC114326858 gene encoding RNA-binding protein 28, translated as MVGHGKKKKPLSKEEVKEKLLAKKKEAKQLLKEKRARLVVKNISFKVTPEKLKKHFEKYGEVKSVELLKKPDGKLTGCAFVQFSLVQKAAKARHYTNDQEFLGRKIVVDFAKAKNKYQKEQQLKKVEIKNEDGTKEIIEIKEEDDDDVSVKSENVDDQEIKDEPENSDSDSEKFDNEDANSDDSDDKDEDIKEEKQLDSVKKPYLSHDVAEGKTVFVKNVPFDATNDDLKQCMKQFGRVYYALVCFDKLTEHSKGTAFVKFVNAEDAQKALSAGTELKLLGNILDCHPALDKGDVNKKVTQEKESKNVPKDSRNLYLVKEGVILAGSKAAEGVSATDMAKRLQIEQYKTQMLRNLNMFVSKERIVVHNLPSSWDDKKLKILFQKYSGPGAFIREARIMRDMKNIESNGLGKSKEYGFVTFSKHENALMALRNLNNNPEIFSTNKRPIITFSIENKSIIKARQKRLEKSKQYNPVSKSFNPEEKAKVFHNGGKISRKDLNKRPRIENVQTQEEDIPKFGGVATKPGTKEKMRSRYKLNVQAKLHHENLKKEKKRKKNAKKSLAEKKKEFTKQPKQKINKVSEKDNFSKIVSEYKKKLVGVSATKKSKWYD; from the exons ATGGTAGGACATGGAA aaaaGAAAAAACCCCTGTCAAAGGAAGAAGTTAAAGAAAAACTTCTAGCAAAGAAGAAAGAAGCAAAACagttattaaaagaaaaaagagcTCGCTTAGTAGTAAAGAACATATCATTTAAAGTAACCCCAGAAAAGTTAAAGAAGCATTTTGAAAAATATGGAGAGGTCAAATCTGTTGAATTACTTAAGAAACCAGATGGAAAACTTACTGGATGTGCCTTTGTACAATTCAGTCTTGTACAAAAGGCTGCCAAAGCTAGGCATTACACAAATGACCAAGAGTTTTTGGGAAGAAAAATCGTAGTTGATTTTGCAAAAGCTAAGAATAAATATCAAAAGGAACAGCAGTTAAAGAAagttgaaataaaaaatgaagatggtactaaagaaattattgaaataaaagaagaagatgatgatgatgtgtCAGTAAAAAGTGAGAATGTAGACGATCAAGAAATTAAAGATGAGCCTGAAAATAGTGATTCTGATTCAGAAAAATTTGATAATGAAGATGCCAATTCTGATGACAGTGATGACAAAGATGAAGATATAAAGGAAGAGAAACAACTGGACAGCGTAAAGAAGCCATACTTGAGTCATGATGTGGCAGAAGGGAAAACAGTGTTTGTGAAAAATGTACCATTTGATGCTACTAATGATGATTTGAAACAGTGTATGAAGCAGTTTGGCCGTGTTTATTATGCTCTTGTTTGTTTTGATAAACTTACAGAGCATTCCAAAGGAACTGCATTTGTTAAATTTGTT AATGCCGAAGATGCCCAAAAAGCTTTAAGTGCTGGCACTGAGTTAAAATTGTTGGGGAATATATTAGATTGTCATCCAGCATTGGATAAAGGTGatgttaataaaaaagttactcAAGAGAAAGAAAGTAAGAATGTGCCAAAAGATTCTAGAAATCTATATCTTGTCAAAGAAGGAG tgatCTTGGCAGGCAGCAAAGCAGCCGAAGGAGTGTCAGCGACAGACATGGCAAAACGTTTACAGATAGAACAGTATAAGACTCAGATGTTACGAAACCTCAACATGTTCGTTTCAAAGGAACGGATAGTAGTCCACAACTTACCATCTAGTTGGGatgataaaaaattgaaaatattgttcCAAAAATACAGTGGACCAGGTGCATTTATTAGAGAAGCTAGGATTATGAGAGATATGAAAAATATAGAGTCTAATGGTTTAGGAAAATCAAAAGAATATGGTTTTGTAACATTTTCAAAACATGAAAACGCCCTTATGGCTTTGAGAAACTTAAATAACAATCCTGAGATTTTTTCCACCAATAAACGTCCTATTATAACTTTCAGTATAGAAAACAAATCGATAATAAAAGCTAGACAGAAAAGGTTAGAGAAATCTAAACAGTACAATCCAGTAAGTAAATCATTCAATCCAGAAGAGAAGGCAAAAGTATTCCATAACGGCGGCAAAATTTCTAGAAAAGACTTAAATAAGAGGCCAAGAATAGAAAATGTACAGACACAAGAAGAGGATATACCCAAATTTGGAGGAGTAGCGACAAAACCTGGAACCAAAGAAAAAATGAGGAGCAGATACAAATTGAATGTGCAAGCTAAGCTTcatcacgaaaatttgaaaaaggaaaagaagagaaagaaaaatGCTAAGAAATCTTTAGCAGAAAAGAAAAAAGAGTTTACCAAACAACCTAAACAGAAAATAAATAAAGTTAGTGAAAAAGACAATTTCTCTAAAATAGTAAGTGAATATAAGAAAAAACTGGTTGGTGTATCTGCTACGAAAAAGTCAAAGTGGTATGACTGA